In Dromiciops gliroides isolate mDroGli1 chromosome 5, mDroGli1.pri, whole genome shotgun sequence, the following are encoded in one genomic region:
- the LOC122729082 gene encoding SH2B adapter protein 1-like — MNGAPSPEDGAAPSPHPLPSPPPSPGWEEFCESQAREAALDCAQRFHLYWASHLQYSGDEAAFSRCFALLFLQHFEEEVARASGSLLSSGRMRLSLGEETPSSGPSLQSCGNSEPLTVWGRSRSSEDLAGPLPSSMTSNSSKPQVKKRFSLHSFGCSVRGIFQWRGAGEPPSAVGPLDTSASGPPGLGGGGSASEGPTKCGASPGESFEMVIISRGGGPLESSASGPPVLGENSNSHSSDGGDSISEGSTSHGASPGESFEMETRSRAGGPLKDGAGTMHRQELPLGPRESNEDLPQGACGGLSDHPSASVSPSSASDYVSTELIPPEVSPRFPIKMGPPAGKTNPRPAPYAPDTTGSWFFCQGQSHGGHRDDLLSEYPWFHGDLPRLQAAQLVLTEGVGNHGVYLVRKSQTSLGDYVLTLNFQGRAKHLLMSLNESGQCRVLYFLFQTLFNVLAHFSVYPIPLKSESFNYVTLTSYVEAPRRLKGMEWEVGLLLEERSEPSQNKAELEVEDSTEIGMSRVLT; from the exons ATGAATGGTGCCCCTTCCCCTGAGGATGGCGCTGCCCCTTCTCCTCACCCtctcccatcaccaccaccttccCCAGGTTGGGAGGAGTTCTGTGAATCCCAGGCTCGGGAAGCAGCCCTGGACTGTGCACAACGCTTCCACCTCTACTGGGCTTCCCATCTCCAGTACTCTGGGGATGAGGCAGCCTTCTCCCGATGTTTTGCTCTGCTCTTCTTGCAGCACTTTGAGGAGGAGGTAGCCCGGGCCTCGGGTTCCCTTTTATCATCTGGTCGGATGCGCCTTAGTCTTGGTGAGGAAACCCCATCAAGTGGTCCTTCCCTGCAGAGCTGTGGGAACAGTGAGCCTCTGACTGTGTGGGGTCGTTCTCGATCCTCTGAAGACCTGGCTGGCCCTCTCCCTTCCTCGATGACTTCAAACTCGTCAAAGCCTCAGGTGAAAAAACGCTTCTCCCTCCACTCATTTGGCTGCTCAGTCCGAGGGATCTTCCAGTGGCGGGGAGCGGGTGAACCCCCCTCTGCAGTGGGACCTTTGGACACCTCTGCCTCAGGGCCACCTGGCCTGGGTGGGGGTGGTAGCGCCAGTGAGGGGCCAACTAAGTGTGGGGCATCCCCTGGGGAAAGCTTTGAGATGGTGATAATAAGTAGGGGAGGGGGACCCTTGGAGAGCTCGGCCTCTGGGCCACCTGTCCTGGGTGAAAACAGCAACTCCCACTCCTCTGATGGGGGTGATAGCATCAGTGAGGGGTCAACTAGCCATGGGGCATCCCCTGGGGAAAGCTTTGAGATGGAGACACGAAGTAGGGCAGGAGGACCCTTAAAGGATGGGGCAGGGACAATGCACAGACAGGAGCTGCCCTTGGGACCTAGGGAGAGCAATGAGGACCTGCCTCAGGGGGCCTGTGGGGGCCTCTCAGACCATCCCTCAGCTTCTGTCTCCCCCAGCTCTGCCTCCGATTATGTCTCAACAGAACTGATACCCCCTGAGGTGTCTCCCCGATTCCCCATTAAAATGGGGCCCCCAGCGGGGAAAACAAATCCCCGTCCAGCCCCTTATGCTCCAGACACCACAGGTTCGTGGTTCTTCTGTCAGGGACAGTCACATGGAGGTCATAGGGATGACCTCCTTTCAGAGTACCCTTGGTTCCATGGGGACCTCCCTCGACTCCAAGCTGCCCAGCTAGTGCTGACAGAGGGTGTTGGCAATCACGGTGTCTACCTGGTACGTAAAAGCCAGACGAGTCTGGGAGATTATGTCCTTACGTTAAACTTCCAGGGCAGGGCCAAGCACCTTCTTATGTCCCTGAATGAGTCTGGTCAGTGCCGGGTGCTATACTTCTTGTTCCAGACACTCTTTAATGTGCTGGCGCATTTCAGTGTCTACCCTATTCCCCTGAAGTCTGAATCCTTCAACTATGTTACCCTCACCAGCTATGTTGAGGCTCCCCGGAGGCTAAAAGGAATGGAATGG GAGGTGGGCCTGTTGTTAGAAGAAAGATCAGAGCCCAGCCAGAACAAGGCAGAGTTAGAAGTAGAGGACAGTACAGAAATTGGGATGAGCAGAGTCCTAACCTAA
- the LOC122729083 gene encoding SH2B adapter protein 1-like: MNGAPSPEDGAAPSPHPLPSPPPSPGWQEFCESQAREAALDYARRFCLYWASHLQYSGDEAAFSRRFALLFLQHFEGEVARASGSLLSSGRMRLSLGEETPSSGPSLQSCGNSEPLTVWGRSRSSEDLAGPLPSSMASNSSKPQVKKRFSLHSFGRSVRGIFQWRGAGDSPSAVGPLDTSASGPSDLGGGGSASEGPTRRGASPGESFEMQTLRTAGGPLKDGAGTEHRQELPLAPRESHVDLPQGACGGLSDHPSASVSPSSAFTAASHYDLIALIRSKAPHRFPIKKWPREGKRYPPLAPSAPDTQSSLLSQGESDGGDRDDLLSEYPWFHGNLPKLKAALLVREGGAASHGVYLVHKSDNRIGQYVLTFNFEGRVKHSLLTVNADGQCWVMQHLFPTVCDMLAYFSVNPFPVKYEPFNQVTLTRYIEPPWWPKGREPAEGVPRRMGSTPQPPITCTASYTKEYNHMSKFPFVSGPGPGPRMVPPQRVLQGIGPPYVQSRRKPKGAPHFGVSMI; encoded by the exons ATGAATGGTGCCCCTTCCCCTGAGGATGGCGCTGCCCCTTCTCCTCACCCtctcccatcaccaccaccttccCCAGGTTGGCAGGAGTTCTGTGAATCCCAGGCTCGGGAAGCAGCCCTGGACTATGCCCGACGCTTCTGCCTCTACTGGGCTTCCCATCTCCAGTACTCTGGGGATGAGGCAGCCTTCTCCCGACGTTTTGCTCTGCTCTTCTTGCAGCACTTTGAAGGGGAGGTGGCCCGGGCCTCGGGTTCCCTTTTATCATCTGGTCGGATGCGCCTTAGTCTTGGTGAGGAAACCCCATCAAGTGGTCCTTCCCTGCAGAGCTGTGGGAACAGTGAGCCTCTGACTGTGTGGGGTCGTTCTCGATCCTCTGAAGACCTGGCTGGCCCTCTCCCTTCCTCGATGGCTTCAAACTCTTCAAAGCCTCAGGTGAAGAAACGCTTCTCCCTGCACTCATTTGGCCGCTCAGTCCGAGGGATCTTCCAGTGGCGGGGAGCGGGTGACTCCCCCTCTGCAGTGGGACCTTTGGACACCTCTGCCTCAGGGCCATCTGACCTGGGTGGGGGTGGTAGCGCCAGTGAGGGGCCAACTAGGCGTGGGGCATCCCCTGGGGAAAGCTTTGAGATGCAGACACTAAGGACGGCAGGAGGACCCTTAAAGGATGGGGCAGGGACAGAGCACAGACAGGAGCTGCCCTTGGCACCTAGGGAGAGCCACGTGGACCTGCCTCAGGGGGCCTGTGGGGGCCTCTCAGACCATCCCTCAGCTTCTGTCTCCCCCAGCTCTGCCTTCACTGCTGCCTCCCATTATGACTTAATAGCACTGATACGATCCAAAGCACCTCACCGATTCCCTATTAAAAagtggcccagagaggggaaacgTTACCCCCCACTAGCTCCTTCCGCTCCAGACACCCAAAGTTCCTTGCTGTCTCAGGGGGAGTCAGATGGAGGTGATAGGGACGACCTCCTTTCAGAGTACCCTTGGTTCCATGGGAACCTCCCTAAACTCAAAGCTGCCCTGCTTGTGCGTGAAGGGGGTGCTGCCAGCCATGGTGTCTACCTAGTACATAAAAGCGACAATAGGATAGGGCAGTATGTTCTCACGTTCAACTTCGAGGGCAGGGTCAAGCATAGTCTTCTTACCGTAAATGCGGATGGTCAGTGCTGGGTGATGCAACACTTGTTCCCAACAGTCTGTGACATGCTAGCATATTTCAGTGTCAACCCTTTTCCAGTGAAGTACGAGCCTTTCAACCAGGTTACACTCACCCGCTATATTGAGCCACCCTGGTGGCCAAAAGGCAGGGAACCGGCAGAGGGAGTGCCCAGGAGGATGGGGTCCACTCCACAGCCACCGATAACCTGTACTGCTTCCTATACCAAGGAATACAACCACATGTCCAAGTTTCCCTTTGTCTCTGGCCCTGGGCCAGGACCCAGGATGGTCCCTCCCCAGAGAG TATTACAAGGAATTGGACCACCCTATGTCCAGAGCAGAAGGAAGCCCAAAGGGGCTCCTCACTTTGGGGTGTCCATGATCTAG
- the LOC122729084 gene encoding SH2B adapter protein 1-like, with product MNGAPSPEDGAAPSPHPLPSPPPSPGWQEFCESQAREAALDCARRFCLYWASHPQYSGDEATFSRRFALLFLQHFEAEVAQTSGSLLSSGRMLLSLGEETPSSGPSLQSCGNSEPLTVWGRSRSSEDQAGPLPSSMASNSSKPQVKKRFSLRSFGRSVQGIFQWRGAGDPPSAVGPLESSASGPPDLGENSNSHSSDGGDSISEGPTSGGAPGESFEMETISRGGEPLETSASGLPVLGEGGSASEESTSRGAEGPFKVGTRTEHRQELPLAPRESHVDLPQGACGGLSDHPSASVSPSSASTAASYYYSTELIPPEVSSRFPIKKGPPVGKTNLPPTPYAPDTTGSFLSQEEADGGDRDDLLSEYPWFHGTIPRLQAAELVLEGGAASRGVYLVRKSNKKIGKYVLTFNFEGRVKHRLLTLNDSGQCQVRHLFFSTVCDMLAYFSVHPIPVESEPFSHVTLTSYVKAPQWPKGRERAEGVPRRMGSTQEPSITPSYMEEYTHISRSPFLSGPGPGPRMDPPQRGTTAPLALDCLGVDLLLEKRPEPTMHKVELEVEDNTEIGMSKVLT from the coding sequence ATGAATGGTGCCCCTTCCCCTGAGGATGGCGCTGCCCCTTCTCCTCACCCtctcccatcaccaccaccttccCCAGGTTGGCAGGAGTTCTGTGAATCCCAGGCTCGGGAAGCAGCCCTGGACTGTGCCCGACGCTTCTGCCTCTACTGGGCTTCCCATCCCCAATACTCTGGGGATGAGGCAACCTTCTCCCGACGTTTTGCTCTGCTCTTCTTGCAGCATTTTGAGGCAGAGGTGGCCCAGACCTCAGGTTCCCTTTTATCATCTGGTCGGATGCTCCTTAGTCTTGGTGAGGAAACCCCATCAAGTGGTCCTTCCCTGCAGAGCTGTGGGAACAGTGAGCCTCTGACTGTGTGGGGTCGTTCTCGATCCTCTGAAGACCAGGCTGGCCCTCTCCCTTCCTCGATGGCTTCAAACTCTTCAAAGCCTCAGGTGAAGAAACGCTTCTCCCTGCGCTCATTTGGCCGCTCAGTCCAAGGGATCTTCCAGTGGCGGGGAGCGGGTGACCCCCCCTCTGCAGTTGGACCTTTGGAGAGCTCTGCCTCAGGGCCACCTGACCTGGGTGAAAACAGCAACTCCCACTCCTCTGATGGGGGTGATAGCATCAGTGAGGGGCCAACTAGTGGTGGGGCACCTGGAGAAAGCTTTGAGATGGAGACAATAAGTAGGGGAGGGGAACCCTTGGAGACCTCAGCCTCTGGGCTCCCTGTCCTGGGTGAGGGTGGTAGTGCCAGTGAGGAGTCAACTAGCCGTGGGGCAGAGGGGCCCTTCAAGGTTGGGACAAGGACAGAGCACAGACAGGAGCTGCCCTTGGCACCTAGGGAGAGCCACGTGGACCTGCCTCAGGGGGCCTGTGGGGGCCTCTCAGACCATCCCTCAGCTTCTGTCTCCCCCAGCTCTGCCTCCACTGCTGCCTCCTATTATTACTCAACTGAACTGATACCCCCTGAGGTGTCTTCCCGATTCCCCATTAAAAAGGGGCCCCCAGTGGGGAAAACTAACCTCCCACCAACCCCTTATGCTCCAGACACCACAGGCTCCTTCCTGTCTCAGGAGGAGGCAGATGGAGGTGATAGGGACGACCTCCTCTCAGAGTACCCTTGGTTCCATGGAACCATCCCTAGACTCCAAGCTGCTGAGCTAGTACTTGAAGGGGGTGCTGCCAGCCGAGGTGTCTACCTGGTACGTAAAAGCAACAAGAAGATAGGGAAGTATGTCCTCACATTCAACTTTGAGGGCAGGGTCAAACACCGTCTTCTTACCCTGAATGACAGTGGTCAGTGCCAGGTGCGGCACCTCTTCTTCTCCACAGTCTGTGACATGCTGGCATATTTCAGTGTCCACCCTATTCCTGTGGAGTCTGAGCCCTTCAGCCACGTTACCCTTACCAGCTATGTTAAGGCACCACAGTGGCCAAAAGGCAGGGAACGGGCAGAGGGAGTGCCCAGGAGGATGGGGTCCACTCAGGAGCCATCAATAACTCCTTCCTATATGGAGGAATACACCCACATATCCAGGTCCCCCTTTCTCTCTGGCCCTGGGCCAGGACCCAGGATGGACCCTCCCCAGAGAGGTACAACTGCTCCCCTTGCCCTTGATTGTCTAGGGGTGGACCTGCTGTTAGAAAAAAGGCCAGAGCCCACCATGCACAAAGTAGAGTTAGAAGTAGAGGACAATACAGAAATTGGGATGAGCAAAGTCCTAACCTAA
- the LOC122729085 gene encoding SH2B adapter protein 1-like, giving the protein MNGAPSPEDGAAPSPHPLPSPPPSPGWQEFCEFAAWEAALDCARRFHLYWASHPQYSGDEAAFSLRFALLFLQRFEAEVARTSGSLSSSGRMRLSPGEETPSSGPSLQSCGNSEPLTVWGHSRSSEDLAGSLPSSMASNSSKPQVKKRFSLRSFGRSVRGIFQWRGAGDPPSAVGHLDTSASGLSGLGEGGSTSEGPARRGASPGESFEMQTLRTTGGSLKDGAGTEHRQELPLAPRESHVDLPQGACGGLSDYPSASVSPSSAFTAASHYDSMAVIPCKVPHRFPIKKGPPVGKSYPPPAPDARDTQSSLLPQGESDGGDRDNLLSAYPWFHGNLPKLKAALLVLEGGADSQGVYLVHKSNKRIGKYVLTFNFEGRVKHRLLTLNDNGQCWVMQHLFPTVCDMLAYFSFNPIPVESEPFNHVTLTSYIEAPWWSRGRERAEGVPRRMGSTPELLITSTPSYTEEYNHMSKFPFVSGPWPGPRMDPPQRGAIAPLAPDCLGDGPVVRRKTRAQPEQGRFALEKVSLLDGHRGGNLRFTSFQLGFTTGQQGTSLVPGEGPQTAAQTAHLPRELLVCRGVEPCRPPS; this is encoded by the exons ATGAATGGTGCCCCTTCCCCTGAGGATGGCGCTGCCCCTTCTCCTCACCCtctcccatcaccaccaccttccCCAGGTTGGCAGGAGTTCTGTGAATTTGCGGCTTGGGAAGCGGCCCTGGACTGTGCCCGACGCTTCCACCTCTACTGGGCTTCCCATCCCCAATACTCTGGGGATGAGGCAGCCTTCTCCCTACGTTTTGCTCTGCTCTTCTTGCAGCGCTTTGAGGCAGAGGTGGCCCGGACCTCGGGTTCCCTTTCATCATCTGGTCGGATGCGCCTTAGTCCTGGTGAGGAAACCCCATCAAGTGGCCCTTCCCTGCAGAGCTGTGGGAACAGTGAGCCTCTGACTGTGTGGGGTCATTCTCGATCCTCTGAAGACCTGGCTGGCTCTCTCCCTTCCTCGATGGCTTCAAATTCATCAAAGCCTCAGGTGAAGAAACGCTTCTCCCTGCGCTCATTTGGCCGCTCAGTCCGAGGGATCTTCCAGTGGCGGGGAGCGGGTGACCCCCCTTCTGCTGTAGGACATTTGGACACCTCTGCCTCAGGGCTATCTGGCCTGGGTGAGGGGGGTAGCACCAGTGAGGGGCCAGCTAGGCGTGGGGCATCCCCTGGGGAAAGCTTTGAGATGCAGACACTAAGGACGACAGGAGGATCCTTAAAGGATGGGGCAGGGACAGAGCACAGACAGGAGCTGCCCTTGGCACCTAGGGAGAGCCACGTGGACCTGCCTCAGGGGGCCTGTGGGGGCCTCTCAGACTATCCCTCAGCTTCTGTCTCCCCCAGCTCTGCCTTCACTGCTGCCTCCCATTATGACTCAATGGCAGTGATACCCTGCAAGGTGCCTCACCGATTCCCTATTAAAAAGGGGCCCCCAGTGGGGAAAAGTTACCCCCCACCAGCCCCTGATGCTCGAGACACCCAAAGTtccttgctgcctcagggagagtcAGATGGAGGTGATAGGGACAACCTCCTTTCAGCGTACCCTTGGTTCCATGGGAACCTCCCTAAACTCAAAGCTGCCCTGCTAGTGCTTGAAGGGGGTGCTGACAGCCAAGGTGTCTACCTGGTACATAAAAGCAACAAGAGGATAGGGAAGTATGTCCTCACATTCAACTTCGAGGGCAGAGTCAAGCACCGTCTTCTTACCCTGAATGACAATGGTCAGTGCTGGGTGATGCAACACTTGTTCCCAACAGTCTGTGACATGCTGGCATATTTCAGTTTCAACCCTATTCCCGTGGAGTCTGAGCCTTTCAACCATGTTACCCTCACCAGCTATATTGAGGCACCCTGGTGGTCAAGAGGCAGGGAACGGGCAGAGGGAGTGCCCAGGAGGATGGGGTCCACTCCAGAGCTATTGATAACAAGTACTCCTTCCTATACGGAGGAATACAACCACATGTCCAAGTTTCCCTTTGTCTCTGGCCCTTGGCCAGGACCCAGGATGGACCCTCCCCAGAGAGGTGCAATTGCTCCCCTTGCCCCTGATTGTCTTGGGGATGGGCCTGTTGTTAGAAGAAAGACCAGAGCCCAGCCAGAACAAGGCAGA TTTGCCCTGGAAAAGGTCTCTCTGCTGGACGGTCACAGGGGTGGGAACTTGCGGTTTACCAGTTTTCAGctgggcttcactactggtcagcagggCACCTCCCTggtgcctggtgagggtcccCAAActgctgcccagactgctcacctgcccagggagctgctggtttgcaggggGGTGGAGCCTTGCAG GCCACCCAGCTGA
- the LOC122729086 gene encoding SH2B adapter protein 1-like has protein sequence MNGAPSLEDGAAPSPHPLPSPPPSPGWEEFCESQAREAALDCARRFHLYWASHPQYAGDEAAFSRRFALLFLQRFEAEVARTSGSLSSSGRMRLSPGEETPSSGPSLQSCGNSEPLTVWGHSQSSEDLAGSLPSSMASNSSKPQVKKRFSLRSFGRSVRGIFQWRGAGDPPSAVGHLDTSASGLSGLGGGGSASEGPARRGASPEESFEMQTRRRAGGPLKDGAETEHRQELPLAPRESHVDLPQGACGGLSDHPSASVSPSSASTAASHYDSMAVIPCKVPHRFPIKKGPPVGKSYPPPAPNAPDTTGSFLSQEEADGGDRDDLLSEYPWFHGTIPRLQAAELVLEGGAASQGVYLVRKSNMRIGQYVLTFNFEGRVKHRLLTLNDNGQCRVLHLLFSTVCDMLAYFSVHPIPLESEPFSHVTLTQYVEAPRANTAKQNLQLSAFWEGSSLGPDQRRGVEDDGKRGIPMDHEHTTTRPRAEGSDSLSAHGRGRGRSEPGLITRTCGSAATCPACPPSGLAGVGCATWPAPPGATGSSAGPPPPPPLPIAPPPAAAALSSPPTLPPTTNPHPSAPGASCRTTPRTNSAARNYSASRNHKEVEARWSPPLPTSTPPPPLVPGRPPHAGIRPSPTLRLRTMLRPGTPK, from the exons ATGAATGGTGCCCCTTCCCTTGAAGATGGCGCTGCCCCTTCTCCTCACCCtctcccatcaccaccaccttccCCAGGTTGGGAGGAGTTCTGTGAATCCCAGGCTCGGGAAGCGGCCCTGGACTGTGCCCGACGCTTCCACCTCTACTGGGCTTCCCATCCCCAATACGCTGGGGATGAGGCAGCCTTCTCCCGACGTTTTGCTCTGCTCTTCTTGCAGCGCTTTGAGGCAGAGGTGGCCCGGACCTCGGGTTCCCTTTCATCATCTGGTCGGATGCGCCTTAGTCCTGGTGAAGAAACCCCATCAAGTGGTCCTTCCCTGCAGAGCTGTGGGAACAGTGAGCCTCTGACTGTGTGGGGTCATTCTCAATCCTCTGAAGACCTGGCTGGCTCTCTCCCTTCCTCGATGGCTTCAAATTCGTCAAAGCCTCAGGTGAAGAAACGCTTCTCCCTGCGCTCATTTGGCCGCTCAGTCCGAGGGATCTTCCAGTGGCGGGGAGCGGGTGACCCCCCCTCTGCTGTAGGACATTTGGACACCTCTGCTTCAGGGCTATCTGGCCTGGGTGGGGGTGGTAGCGCCAGTGAGGGGCCAGCTAGGCGTGGGGCATCCCCTGAGGAAAGCTTTGAGATGCAGACACGAAGGAGGGCAGGGGGACCCTTAAAGGATGGGGCAGAGACAGAGCACAGACAGGAGCTGCCCTTGGCACCTAGGGAGAGCCACGTGGACCTGCCTCAGGGGGCCTGTGGGGGCCTCTCAGACCATCCCTCAGCTTCTGTCTCCCCCAGCTCTGCCTCCACTGCTGCCTCCCATTATGACTCAATGGCAGTGATACCCTGCAAGGTGCCTCACCGATTCCCTATTAAAAAGGGGCCCCCAGTGGGGAAAAGTTACCCCCCACCAGCCCCTAATGCTCCAGACACCACAGGTTCCTTCCTGTCTCAGGAGGAGGCAGATGGAGGTGATAGGGATGACCTCCTCTCAGAGTACCCTTGGTTCCATGGTACCATCCCTAGACTCCAAGCTGCTGAGCTAGTGCTTGAAGGGGGTGCTGCCAGCCAGGGTGTCTACCTGGTACGTAAAAGCAACATGAGGATAGGGCAGTATGTCCTCACATTCAACTTCGAGGGCAGAGTCAAGCACCGTCTTCTTACCCTGAATGACAATGGTCAGTGCCGGGTGCTACACCTCTTGTTCTCCACAGTCTGTGACATGCTGGCATATTTCAGTGTCCACCCTATTCCCCTGGAGTCTGAGCCCTTCAGCCACGTTACCCTCACCCAATATGTTGAGGCCCCACG AGCTAATACAGCCAAACAGAACTTGCAGCTGTCAGCCTTCTGGGAGGGGAGCAGTTTGGGACCAGACCAGAGACGGGGAGTGGAGGACGACGGGAAACGGGGAATCCCGATG GACCATGAGCACACGACTACACGCCCAAGAGCCGAGGGCAGCGACAGCCTGAGCGCCCACGGCCGCGGGAGGGGCCGGAGCGAGCCCGGGCTCATCACCCGCACCTGCGGCTCCGCAGCCACCTGCCCCGCGTGCCCTCCTTCGGGCCTCGCGGGAGTGGGATGCGCTACGTGGCCAGCCCCGCCCGGCGCAACGGGATCTTCAGCGggacccccgcccccccctccgcTCCCGatagcccccccccccgccgccgccgccctcTCTTCGCCCCCCACTCTTCCCCCCACCACCAATCCCCACCCCTCCGCTCCCGGCGCCTCATGCAGGACCACGCCCCGCACCAACTCCGCCGCTAGGAATTACTCCGCGTCCAGGAACCACAAGGAAGTGGAGGCACGGTGGTCCCCTCCGCtgcccacctccacccccccaccGCCCCTGGTGCCCGGCAGACCTCCCCACGCAGGAATACGCCCCTCACCAACTCTGAGGCTGAGGACTATGCTCCGTCCCGGAACCCCAAAGTAG